A single genomic interval of Nonomuraea rubra harbors:
- a CDS encoding aminoglycoside phosphotransferase family protein, which yields MTGEPLGGGNDGGAVRVGATVRRPVREWTAAVHELLRHLERKGFEGAPRVLGVDEGGYEVLTYLEGETMGDAAVWPSWTRTEDTLVQVARWLRAYHEAVADFVPPAHARWRSGGRWTPGLIIGHNDAGPANAAYRAGRLTGFFDWDFAGPTTVDAEVALVAHCWVPLHARHVDASTGFTAFEARPARLRRFLDAYGWSGRPEALVRNVQVQMAERAALIRRLGHAGEGLYGRLLRRGVADELDQAVRELDEFSR from the coding sequence ATGACGGGGGAACCGCTAGGCGGGGGGAACGACGGCGGTGCCGTCCGCGTGGGCGCCACCGTCCGGCGGCCGGTCAGGGAGTGGACGGCCGCGGTCCACGAGCTGCTGCGCCACCTGGAGCGCAAGGGGTTCGAGGGGGCTCCCCGGGTGCTGGGCGTCGACGAGGGCGGGTACGAGGTGCTCACGTACCTGGAGGGCGAGACCATGGGCGACGCGGCGGTGTGGCCGTCGTGGACCCGTACCGAGGACACGCTCGTGCAGGTCGCCCGGTGGCTGCGTGCCTACCACGAGGCCGTGGCCGACTTCGTGCCGCCCGCGCACGCCCGCTGGCGCTCCGGCGGGCGCTGGACGCCCGGGCTGATCATCGGGCACAACGACGCCGGCCCGGCCAACGCCGCCTACCGCGCCGGGCGGCTGACCGGGTTCTTCGACTGGGACTTCGCCGGGCCGACCACGGTGGACGCCGAGGTGGCGCTGGTGGCGCACTGCTGGGTGCCGCTGCACGCCCGGCACGTGGACGCCTCGACGGGGTTCACCGCGTTCGAGGCCAGGCCCGCCAGGCTGCGCCGGTTCCTGGACGCGTACGGGTGGTCGGGCCGGCCCGAGGCGCTCGTCAGGAACGTGCAGGTGCAGATGGCCGAGCGGGCCGCGCTGATCCGACGGCTGGGCCACGCGGGCGAGGGGCTCTACGGCCGGCTGTTGCGGCGCGGGGTGGCCGACGAGCTCGATCAGGCCGTACGCGAACTCGACGAGTTTTCTCGATGA
- a CDS encoding ABC transporter ATP-binding protein, protein MNALLAVEDLHVSFPGKGWRAPRTEVLRGVSLDIAPGETLGLVGESGSGKTTIGRAVLGLVPVASGTITFGGRRIDGLTGRRRRELARDLQVIFQDPYTSLNPSRTIGDTLAEPLLGLGARNARERVSRLLDRVHLPADAARRLPREFSGGQRQRVAIARALAIDPKLIVCDEPVSALDLTTQRTVLDLLLEIQQQSGVSYLFVSHDLAVVRFMAHRVAVIHRGEIVETGSAAEVTGEPRHPYTRGLLLAAPVADVAAQRARREAFESYMKRPS, encoded by the coding sequence GTGAACGCCCTGCTCGCGGTCGAGGACCTGCACGTCTCCTTCCCCGGCAAGGGGTGGCGGGCCCCGCGTACGGAGGTGCTGCGCGGGGTGTCGCTGGACATCGCGCCGGGCGAGACGCTGGGCCTGGTGGGGGAGTCGGGCTCCGGCAAGACCACGATCGGCCGGGCCGTACTCGGCCTGGTGCCGGTCGCGTCGGGGACGATCACGTTCGGCGGGCGGCGCATCGACGGCCTCACCGGCCGGCGGCGCCGGGAGCTGGCCCGCGATCTGCAGGTCATCTTCCAGGACCCGTACACCTCGCTGAACCCCTCGCGGACCATCGGCGACACGCTCGCAGAGCCCCTGCTGGGGCTGGGCGCGCGCAACGCGCGCGAGCGGGTGTCCCGGCTGCTCGACCGCGTGCACCTGCCCGCGGACGCCGCGCGGAGGCTGCCGCGCGAGTTCTCCGGCGGGCAGCGGCAGCGGGTGGCGATCGCCCGCGCGCTGGCGATCGACCCCAAGCTGATCGTGTGCGACGAGCCGGTCTCCGCGCTCGACCTGACCACCCAGCGGACGGTGCTGGACCTGCTGCTGGAGATCCAGCAGCAGTCCGGGGTGTCCTACCTGTTCGTCTCGCACGACCTCGCGGTGGTGCGGTTCATGGCGCACCGGGTGGCCGTCATCCACCGGGGCGAGATCGTGGAGACCGGCTCCGCGGCCGAGGTGACGGGCGAGCCGCGCCACCCGTACACGCGCGGCCTGCTGCTGGCGGCCCCGGTCGCCGACGTCGCCGCGCAGCGGGCCCGGCGGGAGGCGTTCGAGTCCTACATGAAGAGGCCTTCGTGA
- a CDS encoding SDR family NAD(P)-dependent oxidoreductase gives MGVLEGKVAVVTGASRGIGAAIAERLAAEGARVVAAARTVDASQSRLEGTIGDTVARIEAAGGTAFAQPADLSREQDRQALVEAAAERYGTVDILVNNAAVTYFTPVSDFTDRRYHLMFEVQVNAPFHLSRLVIPGMRERGAGWILNISSIAARHPAFPPGPYAGFGGTVYGMCKAALERFTTGLAAELYADGIAVNALSPNQVVPTPGTLFHRLTTEDAPGTEPASVMADAALALCHRPAAELTGRIAYSQDLLAELRGS, from the coding sequence ATGGGCGTACTGGAAGGCAAGGTCGCGGTCGTCACCGGAGCGAGCAGGGGCATCGGCGCCGCGATCGCCGAACGCCTGGCCGCGGAGGGAGCCAGGGTCGTCGCCGCGGCCCGCACCGTGGACGCGTCGCAGAGCCGCCTCGAAGGGACGATCGGCGACACCGTCGCGCGGATCGAGGCGGCCGGCGGCACCGCCTTCGCCCAGCCCGCCGACCTGTCCCGCGAGCAGGACAGGCAGGCCCTCGTCGAGGCCGCCGCGGAGCGGTACGGCACGGTGGACATCCTGGTCAACAACGCCGCGGTCACCTACTTCACCCCGGTCTCCGACTTCACCGACCGCCGCTACCACCTGATGTTCGAGGTGCAGGTGAACGCGCCCTTCCACCTCTCCCGCCTGGTCATCCCCGGCATGCGGGAACGCGGCGCCGGCTGGATACTCAACATCTCCTCGATCGCCGCCCGCCACCCGGCCTTCCCGCCCGGCCCGTACGCCGGCTTCGGCGGCACGGTGTACGGCATGTGCAAGGCCGCGCTCGAACGCTTCACCACCGGCCTGGCCGCCGAGCTCTACGCCGACGGCATCGCCGTGAACGCCCTGTCGCCGAACCAGGTCGTCCCCACCCCCGGCACCCTCTTCCACCGCCTCACCACCGAGGACGCCCCCGGCACCGAGCCCGCCTCGGTCATGGCCGACGCCGCCCTGGCGCTGTGCCACCGCCCGGCGGCGGAGCTCACGGGCCGCATCGCGTACTCCCAGGACCTGCTGGCCGAGCTCCGGGGTAGCTGA
- a CDS encoding ABC transporter permease translates to MAAFVVRRIAAGALLVLVISFLSYTLLSIPGLDVGRQLLGQSASQDLVDAKNAALGLDRPVLVQYLDWLAHAVRGDLGTSWFTSENVVRAIANRLPVTISLMAGVTLVTAVLAFLLGVWAGVRRGAVDRFVQVFSVIGYALPNFLVTLVLVLVFAVHLRWFPAIGYVGIGESFSGWLSTVLLPVLSLSVGSVAGVAQQVRSSVIEVLRQDYVRTLRARGLPPSRIVLRHVLRNASAPALAVLGMQFVGLLGGAVLVEQIFGLPGIGSMTVTYTTRGDIPIIMALVMLTVIGVIAVNLVVDILIGWLNPKARIA, encoded by the coding sequence ATGGCGGCCTTCGTCGTCCGCAGGATCGCGGCCGGGGCGCTGCTCGTGCTCGTGATCTCCTTCCTGTCCTACACGCTGCTGTCGATCCCCGGCCTGGACGTGGGCAGGCAACTGCTGGGGCAGAGCGCGTCGCAGGACCTCGTGGACGCCAAGAACGCCGCGCTGGGCCTGGACCGCCCCGTCCTCGTCCAGTACCTGGACTGGCTCGCCCACGCCGTCCGCGGCGACCTCGGCACGTCCTGGTTCACCAGCGAGAACGTGGTGCGCGCCATCGCCAACCGGCTGCCGGTCACGATCAGCCTCATGGCCGGGGTCACGCTCGTCACGGCGGTGCTCGCGTTCCTGCTGGGCGTCTGGGCGGGGGTGCGGCGCGGCGCGGTGGACCGGTTCGTCCAGGTCTTCTCCGTCATCGGCTACGCCCTGCCGAACTTCCTGGTCACGCTGGTCCTCGTGCTCGTGTTCGCGGTGCACCTGCGGTGGTTCCCCGCCATCGGGTACGTCGGCATCGGCGAGTCGTTCTCCGGGTGGCTGTCCACGGTGCTGCTGCCCGTGCTCTCGCTGTCGGTCGGGTCCGTCGCGGGCGTCGCCCAGCAGGTCAGGAGCTCGGTGATCGAGGTGCTGCGGCAGGACTACGTACGGACCCTGCGCGCCAGGGGGCTGCCGCCGTCGCGCATCGTGCTCAGGCACGTCCTGCGCAACGCCTCGGCCCCGGCGCTGGCGGTGCTCGGCATGCAGTTCGTCGGCCTGCTCGGCGGTGCCGTCCTGGTCGAGCAGATCTTCGGCCTGCCCGGCATCGGCAGCATGACCGTCACCTACACCACCCGGGGCGACATCCCGATCATCATGGCGCTGGTCATGCTCACCGTGATCGGCGTGATCGCCGTCAACCTCGTCGTCGACATCCTCATCGGCTGGCTCAACCCGAAGGCGAGGATCGCGTGA
- a CDS encoding ABC transporter substrate-binding protein, translating into MKRSATAALLVTASLIAGCSGPGGGGTAGGASTTLNIATMTLPQSLDPKDANGSALPFFQAVYDTLIKREPDGTYSPMLATEWKYDDGLTELSLTLRGDVKFDDGTPFDAEAVKANLERFRKGGGAQAKTLNDVKSIEVADPTHVTLVLSKPNPAMLYYLSDAAGLMANPKDFAQDDTLKTRPGGTGPYELDQGRTVIGTKWVFTRTARYWGARLPYDTIAISYFDNETAIVNGIKTGQLDAALIQDADQQISVESDPKVKTVKQEFDFQGVFLFDRAGAVTPELRDPRVRQALNYAIDRRTMLAKIRQGRGAVTSQVFGPATAAYKPELDTYYGFDQAKARALLKEAGHESGFTLKLPRIPAIVSDALAASLQSDLGAVGVKLVWDDLDPGSAVQRIFRDRAYSAMVMNMGQSSADWVAVGEVVLPGAFNMFGYTDDTVKKLLPRIQGSAAQDAKADLQALNEHLVADGWFMPFYRMTYLHVSDGSVTIKPQDGMAVPAIYNYAPAQ; encoded by the coding sequence ATGAAGAGATCCGCCACCGCAGCCCTCCTCGTCACCGCGAGCCTGATCGCCGGCTGTTCCGGCCCCGGCGGCGGCGGTACGGCGGGCGGCGCGAGCACGACCCTGAACATCGCCACCATGACCCTGCCGCAGAGCCTCGACCCCAAGGACGCCAACGGCAGCGCGCTGCCGTTCTTCCAGGCGGTCTACGACACGCTGATCAAGCGGGAGCCCGACGGCACCTACAGCCCGATGCTGGCCACCGAGTGGAAATACGACGACGGGCTCACCGAGCTGAGCCTCACCCTGCGCGGCGACGTGAAGTTCGACGACGGCACGCCGTTCGACGCCGAGGCCGTCAAGGCGAACCTGGAGCGCTTCCGCAAGGGCGGCGGCGCCCAGGCCAAGACGCTGAACGACGTCAAGTCCATCGAGGTCGCCGACCCCACGCACGTCACGCTCGTCCTGAGCAAGCCGAACCCGGCCATGCTGTACTACCTGAGCGACGCCGCCGGCCTCATGGCCAACCCGAAGGACTTCGCCCAGGACGACACGCTCAAGACCAGGCCGGGCGGCACCGGCCCGTACGAGCTGGACCAGGGCCGGACCGTCATCGGCACGAAGTGGGTCTTCACCCGCACCGCCCGCTACTGGGGCGCCCGGCTCCCGTACGACACGATCGCGATCAGCTACTTCGACAACGAGACCGCGATCGTCAACGGCATCAAGACAGGCCAGCTCGACGCCGCCCTCATCCAGGACGCCGACCAGCAGATCAGCGTCGAGAGCGACCCCAAGGTGAAGACGGTCAAGCAGGAGTTCGACTTCCAGGGCGTGTTCCTGTTCGACCGGGCCGGAGCGGTCACCCCGGAGCTGCGCGACCCCCGCGTACGGCAGGCGCTGAACTACGCGATCGACCGCCGGACCATGCTGGCCAAGATCCGCCAGGGCCGCGGCGCGGTCACCAGCCAGGTCTTCGGCCCCGCCACCGCCGCCTACAAGCCGGAGCTGGACACCTACTACGGCTTCGACCAGGCCAAGGCCCGCGCGCTGCTCAAGGAGGCCGGCCACGAGAGCGGCTTCACGCTGAAGCTGCCGCGCATCCCGGCCATCGTCTCCGACGCGCTGGCCGCCTCGCTCCAGTCCGACCTGGGCGCGGTCGGCGTGAAGCTGGTCTGGGACGACCTCGACCCCGGCTCCGCCGTCCAGCGCATCTTCAGGGACCGCGCCTACTCCGCCATGGTCATGAACATGGGCCAGTCGTCGGCCGACTGGGTCGCGGTCGGCGAGGTGGTGCTGCCCGGCGCCTTCAACATGTTCGGCTACACCGACGACACGGTGAAGAAGCTGCTGCCCAGGATCCAGGGCAGCGCCGCGCAGGACGCCAAGGCCGACCTCCAGGCGCTGAACGAGCACCTGGTCGCCGACGGCTGGTTCATGCCGTTCTACCGGATGACATACCTGCACGTCTCGGACGGAAGCGTGACGATCAAGCCGCAGGACGGCATGGCGGTGCCCGCCATCTACAACTACGCGCCCGCGCAGTGA
- a CDS encoding dipeptide/oligopeptide/nickel ABC transporter permease/ATP-binding protein yields the protein MSTLFKTLRHPLGLASALVLAAILLAVLFAPALSPQAPDASSLRDAFAGPAAGHPLGFDSAGRDILSRLLHGGRNTLGGAALALAVALALGVPAGLLAGYYGGWFDSAASWTVNLIMALPAMVVLLASRAILGSTVWVLMVVLGFLVAPAFFRLVRGIVAGVRNELYVDAARVSGLSDTRIVARHILVVVRAPIIIQIALVSGIAIGLQAGLEFLGIGSGDVPTWGAMLNEAFKNIQREPLLLLWPGLALGLTSGALVLLAAALRDALEDRPAAPVPARAPAVVHEPREGLLSVRDLAVAYPGREVVHGVDLDVRAGEIVGLVGESGSGKTQTAFAVLGILPENGRIVRGSITIEGEEVVGLPERRHRALRGTVVAYVPQEPMSNLDPAFTIGSQLVEPIRHKLGLSRAEARARVLELLAQVEIADPERAFRSYPHEISGGMAQRVLIAGAMSCDPKLLIADEPTTALDVRVQAEVLGLLRRLQAERGLGVLLVTHNLGVVADLCDRVAVMREGRIVETGTAEQVLSAPEDPYTRKLLGAVLEVS from the coding sequence GTGAGCACCCTGTTCAAGACGTTGCGGCACCCGCTCGGGCTGGCGTCCGCGCTCGTCCTGGCCGCGATCCTGCTCGCGGTGCTGTTCGCGCCCGCGCTGAGCCCGCAGGCTCCCGACGCCTCCAGCCTGCGGGACGCCTTCGCCGGCCCGGCGGCGGGCCATCCGCTCGGCTTCGACTCGGCCGGCCGGGACATCCTGTCCCGCCTGCTGCACGGCGGCCGCAACACGCTCGGCGGCGCGGCGCTGGCCCTGGCGGTCGCGCTCGCCCTCGGCGTGCCGGCGGGCCTGCTGGCCGGCTACTACGGCGGCTGGTTCGACTCGGCGGCGAGCTGGACCGTCAACCTGATCATGGCGCTGCCCGCCATGGTGGTGCTGCTCGCCTCCCGCGCCATCCTCGGCTCCACCGTATGGGTGCTGATGGTGGTGCTCGGCTTCCTCGTCGCGCCCGCCTTCTTCCGCCTAGTGCGCGGCATCGTCGCGGGGGTGCGCAACGAGCTGTACGTGGACGCCGCCAGGGTGTCGGGGCTGAGCGACACCAGGATCGTGGCCCGCCACATCCTCGTCGTGGTCCGCGCCCCGATCATCATCCAGATCGCGCTCGTCTCGGGGATCGCCATCGGCCTGCAGGCGGGGCTGGAGTTCCTCGGCATCGGCAGCGGCGACGTGCCGACGTGGGGCGCGATGCTGAACGAGGCGTTCAAGAACATCCAGCGCGAGCCGCTGCTGCTGCTCTGGCCCGGCCTCGCGCTCGGCCTCACCAGCGGCGCGCTGGTGCTGCTCGCCGCCGCGCTGCGCGACGCGCTGGAGGACAGGCCCGCCGCGCCCGTGCCCGCCAGGGCGCCCGCCGTGGTGCACGAGCCGCGGGAGGGCCTGCTGTCCGTACGCGACCTGGCCGTCGCCTACCCGGGGCGCGAGGTCGTCCACGGGGTGGATCTCGACGTACGGGCCGGGGAGATCGTCGGGCTGGTCGGCGAGTCGGGGTCGGGCAAGACCCAGACCGCCTTCGCCGTTCTCGGCATCCTGCCCGAGAACGGCCGGATCGTCCGCGGCAGCATCACGATCGAGGGTGAGGAGGTCGTCGGCCTGCCCGAGCGGCGGCACCGGGCGCTGCGCGGCACCGTCGTCGCGTACGTCCCGCAGGAGCCCATGAGCAACCTCGACCCCGCCTTCACGATCGGCAGCCAGCTCGTCGAGCCCATCCGGCACAAGCTGGGCCTGAGCAGGGCCGAGGCCCGCGCCCGCGTCCTGGAGCTGCTGGCGCAGGTGGAGATCGCCGACCCGGAGCGGGCCTTCCGCTCCTACCCGCACGAGATCTCCGGCGGCATGGCCCAGCGCGTGCTCATCGCGGGCGCCATGTCGTGCGACCCGAAGCTGCTCATCGCCGACGAGCCCACCACCGCGCTCGACGTCAGGGTCCAGGCCGAGGTGCTCGGCCTGCTGCGCAGGCTGCAGGCGGAACGGGGCCTCGGTGTCCTGCTCGTCACCCACAACCTGGGGGTCGTCGCCGACCTGTGCGACCGGGTCGCCGTCATGCGCGAGGGCCGCATCGTCGAGACCGGCACCGCCGAGCAGGTGCTGAGCGCCCCCGAGGACCCCTACACCCGCAAGCTGCTCGGCGCAGTGCTGGAGGTTTCGTGA
- a CDS encoding class I SAM-dependent methyltransferase: MTDSSSYLTTTAQAYDAIAGVYAELAKGEPKLPLDRAILAAFAGSVRAAGGGAVAELGCGPGQTTAHLRELGLAAFGIDLSPVMIDLARRTYPELRFEVGSMEALDLADGELAGILSWYSIIHTPPEELRPYFAEFRRVLAPGGHLLLGFFEAEGGPVTAFDHKVTTAYRWPIDDLAKLAAEAGFVEIGRMLREPEPDERFRRGNLLLRG, translated from the coding sequence ATGACCGACTCTTCCTCCTATCTGACCACCACCGCCCAGGCCTACGACGCCATCGCCGGCGTCTACGCCGAGTTGGCCAAGGGCGAGCCGAAGTTGCCGCTGGACCGGGCGATCCTGGCCGCGTTCGCCGGCTCCGTACGGGCCGCGGGCGGCGGGGCCGTGGCCGAGCTCGGGTGCGGGCCGGGGCAGACGACGGCGCATCTGCGGGAGCTGGGGCTGGCCGCCTTCGGGATCGACCTGTCGCCGGTGATGATCGACCTCGCCCGGCGGACCTATCCCGAGCTGCGCTTCGAGGTCGGTTCGATGGAGGCGCTGGATCTCGCCGACGGCGAGCTCGCCGGCATCCTGTCGTGGTATTCGATCATTCACACGCCGCCGGAGGAGTTGCGGCCGTACTTCGCCGAGTTCCGGCGGGTGCTCGCTCCCGGCGGGCACCTGCTGCTCGGGTTCTTCGAGGCCGAGGGCGGGCCGGTGACGGCGTTCGACCACAAGGTGACGACCGCTTACCGGTGGCCGATCGACGACCTGGCGAAGCTGGCGGCGGAGGCCGGGTTCGTGGAGATCGGGCGGATGTTGCGGGAGCCCGAGCCGGACGAGCGGTTCCGGCGAGGCAACCTGCTGCTGCGCGGCTGA
- a CDS encoding S1C family serine protease has translation MEHLPQEAGAAGARRAVAGRPGRLIAGAGAVVVVAALAYWLGGIGGSGGEAAPGPSPTPSPSATLTVPDVYKRVGPSVVVIQAGKSLGTGVIAADDGTILTAHHVVKGAKDVNLTFADGTKAKAVVSSSNPKRDVATLKPAKLPEIVVPATLGGGVAVGAPVVAIGNPLGLAYSVSTGVVSGLDRSAEQGDLSGLIQFDASVNPGSSGGPLLDARGLLIGIVVSIADPGGDEAFAGIAFAVPIGVALGGEDGEGPDGPRI, from the coding sequence ATGGAGCACCTGCCGCAGGAGGCCGGCGCGGCCGGGGCTCGCAGGGCCGTGGCCGGGAGGCCCGGGCGGCTGATCGCCGGGGCCGGCGCGGTCGTCGTGGTCGCGGCGCTGGCGTACTGGCTGGGCGGGATCGGGGGGAGCGGCGGCGAGGCCGCGCCCGGTCCGAGCCCCACCCCGAGCCCCAGCGCGACGCTCACGGTGCCCGACGTCTACAAGCGGGTCGGGCCGTCGGTGGTGGTCATCCAGGCCGGGAAGTCGCTCGGCACGGGGGTGATCGCGGCCGACGACGGCACGATCCTGACCGCGCACCACGTCGTCAAGGGAGCCAAGGACGTCAACCTGACGTTCGCCGACGGCACGAAGGCGAAGGCCGTGGTCTCGTCGTCGAACCCGAAGCGGGACGTCGCGACGCTCAAGCCCGCGAAGCTGCCGGAGATCGTCGTCCCGGCGACGCTCGGCGGCGGCGTGGCCGTGGGCGCGCCCGTCGTGGCGATCGGCAACCCGCTGGGGCTCGCGTACAGCGTCTCCACCGGCGTGGTGTCGGGGCTGGACAGGTCCGCCGAGCAGGGCGACCTGAGCGGGCTCATCCAGTTCGACGCCTCCGTGAACCCGGGCAGCTCCGGCGGCCCCCTCCTGGACGCCCGCGGCCTGCTCATCGGGATCGTCGTCTCGATCGCCGACCCGGGCGGCGACGAGGCGTTCGCCGGTATCGCGTTCGCGGTGCCGATCGGCGTGGCACTGGGCGGAGAAGACGGCGAAGGCCCCGACGGGCCCCGGATATGA
- a CDS encoding HesA/MoeB/ThiF family protein: MADTALRPRLRDSVIVQADGGTLLFLCLADRTVKRFACDEFVKDVVVLLDGTRTIAEIGALACGGRPDARERVAEVVQILEHEGLLSRVADPALEFRLLGTARAEFYDRQLRLFQDFCDQGWSPETSGAALQRRLGEATAVVCGVGGLGGWVALALAGAGVGRIRVCDFDRVEVSNLTRQVLFGMADLGVPKADAAAARLREVNPFIEVEAVARRIGGAGDLADVVKGADIVINAADLPTPNDVAGWVSEACWPDIPHIMGTGYAYHIGVLGTSIIPGRTACWACVRAETFADHGRDGLETVVGKRDRAGAMGALSGLVGNILAWEAIRILAGLPPALGDRWSEVDFWPLEIRSRAVAQRPDCPTCGR, from the coding sequence GTGGCCGACACCGCATTACGCCCACGCCTGCGTGACAGCGTCATCGTGCAGGCGGACGGCGGCACGCTGCTGTTCCTGTGCCTGGCCGACCGGACCGTGAAGAGATTCGCCTGCGACGAATTCGTGAAAGACGTGGTGGTGCTTCTCGACGGCACCCGCACGATCGCGGAGATCGGCGCTCTCGCCTGTGGCGGCCGTCCCGATGCCCGGGAGCGGGTGGCCGAAGTCGTGCAAATCCTGGAGCATGAAGGGCTGTTGAGCCGGGTCGCCGACCCCGCGCTCGAATTTCGACTTTTAGGCACCGCGCGCGCCGAATTCTACGACCGGCAACTCCGGCTGTTCCAGGACTTCTGCGACCAGGGCTGGTCGCCGGAGACCAGCGGGGCGGCGCTCCAGCGGCGCCTCGGCGAGGCGACCGCCGTCGTCTGCGGGGTCGGCGGGCTGGGCGGATGGGTGGCGCTCGCGCTGGCCGGCGCGGGCGTCGGCCGGATCCGCGTCTGCGACTTCGACCGGGTCGAGGTCTCGAACCTCACCCGGCAGGTGCTGTTCGGGATGGCCGACCTGGGCGTGCCCAAGGCGGACGCGGCGGCCGCCCGATTGCGCGAGGTCAACCCGTTCATCGAGGTGGAGGCCGTGGCCCGGCGCATCGGCGGCGCGGGCGACCTCGCCGACGTCGTCAAGGGCGCGGACATCGTCATCAACGCGGCCGACCTGCCCACCCCCAACGACGTGGCCGGCTGGGTGAGCGAGGCCTGCTGGCCGGACATCCCGCACATCATGGGGACGGGCTACGCCTACCACATCGGCGTCCTCGGCACCTCGATCATCCCGGGCCGGACCGCCTGCTGGGCCTGCGTACGCGCCGAGACGTTCGCCGACCACGGGCGGGACGGCCTGGAGACCGTCGTGGGCAAGCGCGACAGGGCCGGCGCGATGGGCGCGCTGTCCGGCCTCGTCGGCAACATCCTGGCCTGGGAGGCGATCCGCATCCTGGCGGGGCTGCCGCCGGCGCTCGGCGACCGGTGGAGCGAGGTGGACTTCTGGCCGCTGGAGATCCGCTCGCGCGCCGTAGCCCAGCGGCCCGACTGCCCGACGTGCGGCCGCTGA
- a CDS encoding family 20 glycosylhydrolase, whose product MHVVPLPRHLSPAGQGVLELGGSPRVAVPSGRLLGLGRIVAALLGGSAQVGGEAEVTLTLGAGDGEEYELVVTAEGATVTAGSAEGLFRGATTVAQLVTEDRTVPCVRAGDGPALAWRGLSLDVARRFFTVEQVKRVIDLLALYKFNVLHLHLTDSQAWRLRISAWPRLTGPESYTHDDYREIVAYAAERFVTVVPEIDMPGHVLAAVRAYPELGGEDEPAHPLVPFLDPRAEVTWRFVADVLGEVAVLTPGPYLHIGGDEAFGMPHELYAAFVTRALGLARAAGKRVVGWQEVSRSGALTSADLAQCWVGDGDAFDPEAARKTAPPQYHPLIDLAAAAFEQAPHDVPGAVAAGAAVLASPSRVLYLDRRYAEPSVLEEQNERRERVGFASYRPMTSREYFGWRPGELVEIPAGARLAGVEAAIWCETVGDFDDLAFLLLPRLAGIAEKAWTDRATTWEDYRERVRTHTARWERLGWGGYYRSADLFT is encoded by the coding sequence ATGCATGTGGTCCCGCTCCCCCGTCACCTGTCACCCGCCGGTCAAGGCGTCCTGGAGCTCGGCGGCTCGCCGCGGGTCGCCGTGCCGTCCGGCCGCCTGCTCGGCCTGGGGCGGATCGTCGCCGCCCTGCTCGGCGGGTCCGCGCAGGTGGGCGGGGAGGCGGAGGTCACGCTCACGCTGGGCGCGGGCGACGGCGAGGAGTACGAGCTGGTGGTGACGGCCGAAGGGGCAACCGTCACCGCCGGGTCGGCCGAGGGACTCTTCCGGGGCGCGACGACCGTGGCACAGCTCGTCACGGAGGACCGTACGGTGCCGTGCGTGCGGGCCGGCGACGGCCCGGCCCTGGCCTGGCGCGGGTTGTCGCTGGACGTGGCACGCCGCTTCTTCACCGTCGAGCAGGTCAAGCGGGTCATCGACCTGCTGGCCCTGTACAAGTTCAACGTCCTGCACCTGCACCTGACCGACAGCCAGGCCTGGCGGCTGCGGATCAGCGCCTGGCCCCGGCTCACCGGCCCCGAGTCCTACACGCACGACGACTACCGGGAGATCGTCGCGTACGCGGCGGAGCGCTTCGTCACGGTCGTGCCCGAGATCGACATGCCGGGGCACGTGCTGGCCGCTGTCCGGGCGTACCCGGAGCTGGGGGGCGAGGACGAGCCGGCCCATCCGCTCGTCCCGTTTCTCGACCCGCGGGCCGAGGTGACGTGGCGGTTCGTGGCGGACGTGCTCGGCGAGGTCGCGGTGCTCACCCCGGGGCCGTACCTGCACATCGGCGGCGACGAGGCGTTCGGGATGCCGCACGAGCTGTACGCGGCGTTCGTCACCAGGGCGCTCGGCCTGGCCAGGGCGGCGGGGAAGCGGGTCGTGGGCTGGCAGGAGGTCAGCCGCTCGGGGGCGCTGACCTCCGCCGACCTCGCGCAGTGCTGGGTCGGCGACGGCGACGCCTTCGACCCCGAGGCGGCGCGGAAGACGGCGCCGCCGCAGTACCACCCGCTCATCGACCTCGCGGCCGCCGCGTTCGAGCAGGCGCCGCACGACGTGCCCGGCGCGGTGGCGGCCGGGGCGGCCGTGCTGGCCTCGCCGAGCCGGGTGCTCTACCTCGACCGGCGGTACGCGGAGCCGTCGGTGCTGGAGGAGCAGAACGAGCGGCGGGAACGCGTCGGCTTCGCCTCCTACCGGCCGATGACCAGCCGGGAGTACTTCGGCTGGCGGCCCGGCGAGCTGGTGGAGATCCCCGCCGGCGCCCGGCTGGCCGGGGTGGAGGCCGCCATCTGGTGCGAAACGGTGGGAGACTTCGACGACCTGGCGTTCCTGCTGCTGCCCCGGCTGGCCGGGATCGCCGAGAAGGCGTGGACGGATCGGGCCACCACGTGGGAGGACTACCGGGAGCGGGTGCGCACCCACACCGCCCGGTGGGAACGCCTCGGGTGGGGCGGCTACTACCGGTCCGCCGACCTCTTCACGTAG